The following proteins come from a genomic window of Kitasatospora sp. NBC_01246:
- a CDS encoding RNA polymerase sigma-70 factor, translated as MTQPRQDDADQLVFQQYRTLLFSVAYRLLGTAADAEDVVQDAWLKWSAADRSQVADPKAYLARIVSNLAMERLRSTRHQRETYVGPWLPEPILTLPDTAEDIAAADSVSMALLVVLETLSPLERAVFVLKEVFAFSYAEIAEAVERSEPAVRQAGHRAREHVQARRPRFTADPARRRDVTERFFAATSGGDINTLMELLSPDVTLWTDGGGKVRQALKPVVGLETVARWFAALGSVTYQGIEPGQMRAELTSINGGPGLVFRGPDRVVATLTFEFDPEGRISTIHNVANPDKLRAVGDGTRHDLR; from the coding sequence GTGACCCAGCCGCGACAGGACGACGCCGACCAGCTCGTCTTCCAGCAGTACCGCACCCTGCTCTTCTCCGTCGCCTACCGCCTCCTCGGCACCGCCGCCGATGCCGAGGACGTGGTCCAGGACGCCTGGCTCAAGTGGTCGGCGGCCGACCGCTCCCAGGTCGCCGACCCCAAGGCCTACCTGGCCCGGATCGTCTCCAACCTGGCGATGGAGCGGCTCCGGTCGACCCGCCACCAGCGCGAGACCTACGTCGGCCCGTGGCTCCCCGAGCCGATCCTCACCCTCCCGGACACCGCCGAGGACATCGCCGCGGCCGACTCGGTCTCGATGGCCCTGCTGGTCGTCCTGGAGACGCTGAGCCCGCTGGAGCGCGCGGTGTTCGTCCTGAAGGAGGTCTTCGCCTTCAGCTACGCGGAGATCGCCGAGGCGGTGGAGCGCTCGGAGCCGGCCGTGCGCCAGGCGGGGCACCGCGCCCGCGAGCACGTCCAGGCCCGCCGGCCGCGCTTCACGGCGGACCCCGCCCGCCGACGCGACGTCACCGAACGGTTCTTCGCGGCGACGTCGGGCGGCGACATCAACACCCTCATGGAGCTGCTCTCCCCGGACGTGACGCTGTGGACCGACGGCGGCGGCAAGGTCCGCCAGGCCCTCAAGCCGGTCGTCGGCCTGGAGACGGTGGCCCGCTGGTTCGCCGCGCTCGGCAGCGTGACCTATCAGGGCATCGAGCCCGGGCAGATGCGGGCGGAGCTCACCTCGATCAACGGCGGCCCGGGCCTGGTCTTCCGCGGCCCGGACCGCGTGGTCGCCACGCTGACCTTCGAGTTCGACCCCGAAGGGCGGATCTCGACGATCCACAACGTGGCCAACCCGGACAAGCTCCGCGCCGTCGGCGACGGCACCCGCCACGACCTGCGCTGA